The nucleotide sequence CAGGTACGCCACGGTGCCCTGGTCTTCCTCCGAACTGCCTACCGCGCTGAAGTACAGCGGCGGCGGCAGCTGCGCGCTCAGTTCGGCGAACCGGTCCACCAGCGCTTCATGGATCGCGTTGAACTGGTCGGCCTGCGGCGGCAGGCGGTTCTGGTTGCGCTGGTCTTCCAGCCATTGCCACTGGAAGAACGACGCCTCGAACAGCGAGGTCGGTGTGTCGTAATTGAGCTCGTAGAGCTTGGCCGGGCCGGTGCCGTCGTAGGCAAAGTCCAGCCGGCCATACAGGTGCGGTTCGCGGCGGCGCCAGCTGTCGGCGATCCAGTCGCGGAATGCCGGCGGAATCGCCAGCTGGTCCATCAGCTGTTCGCTGCGCACGACCTCGTCGACCAGGTCCATCGCCATCGCATGCAGCTGGGCGCTGGGGTCTTCGATGTCGTTTTCGATCTGGCGCAGGGTGAACGCGTAGTAAGCGGTTTCATCCCAGTACGGCAGCCCGTCGATGGTGTGGAAGCGGAAGCCGGACTCGGCCGCACGAGCGCGCCACTGGCTGCGCTCGTCGATACGCACACGCTTCATTGGATCAACCGCCGTAGCTGCTGCGGCTGCTGCTGGTGTTGCCGAAGCCGCCACGGCTGGCGGTCACGGCACGGTTCGGGGTGGCGTTGACCGGGGCCAGGCCGGCCTTGCCGGCGCCGATGCCACTGGCGGTGTTCAGGCCGCCGCTGCCGCCCGGGGCCGGGCGCGCCCAGCCGTTGGCCTTGTCCTGGTAGGCCGGCGACGCCGCCGGAGCCTGCGCCAGGCCGGCGCCACGGTTGCTGAGCATCTGCGACATGAAGAAGCCCATCATCATCGGCCCGATGAACGAATGGCCGGTGGAGGTGGTCTGCTGCTTGCACTGCTCGGCCGGGTAATCGGCTTCGCATTCGGCGCGCGAGGCGTACTTGGGCGCCGCGTCGGCCGACTGCTTCTGCGCTTCGGCAAAGGCGGTACGGCAGCTGGAGGGGTCGCCGGTGGCTTCGGCACAGGCCTCCACCGAGGTGTAGAGCCCCTCCTGCGTCTGCACGCCTTCCTGCTTGGAGCAGGCGGTGAACAGCAGCGGTGCGGCGCTCATCAGCAGCAGTGCGGTGGTCCTGGAACGTTTCATGGCGGCGTGCCCCCTGTCAGTCATCCCCTCAATCATGCCTGATCGGGGCCAACAACCAAAACCGGCAAAGTCGAAAAGATGAACGGCGTTTCAGGATGCCGTGCCCGTTCGGTTGCAAACGCAACCGGATTTTTTCGGCAGAATCGAGTGGCAACGCGCCCCCACGGCCCGCCAGATCCTGCCAGCCCCCATGCCTGAATACCGCTCCCGTACCTCCACCGCCGGCCGCAACATGGCCGGTGCCCGCGCCCTGTGGCGCGCCACCGGCATGACCGATGCGGACTTCCACAAGCCGATCATCGCCATCGCCAATTCATTCACCCAGTTCGTGCCCGGCCATGTACACCTCAAGGACCTGGGCCAGCTGGTGGCGCGCGAGATCGAACAGGTGGGCGGGGTCGCCAAGGAGTTCAACACCATCGCGGTGGACGACGGCATCGCGATGGGCCACGACGGCATGCTCTATTCGCTGCCCAGCCGCGAGATCATCGCCGACTCGGTGGAGTACATGGTCAACGCGCACTGCGCCGACGCGCTGGTGTGCATTTCCAACTGCGACAAGATCACTCCGGGCATGCTGATGGCCGCGTTGCGGCTGAACATTCCGGTGGTGTTCGTGTCCGGCGGGCCGATGGAAGCGGGCAAGACCCGCCTGGCCGAGCACAAGCTGGACCTGGTAGACGCGATGGTGATTGCCGCCGACGCCAGTGCCTCCGACGAGAAGGTGGCCGAGTACGAGCGCAGTGCCTGCCCCACCTGCGGGTCGTGCTCGGGCATGTTCACCGCCAATTCGATGAACTGCCTGACCGAAGCGCTGGGGCTGTCCCTGCCGGGCAACGGCTCGACCCTGGCCACCCATGCCGACCGCGAGCAGCTGTTCCGCCGCGCCGGGCGGCTGGTGGTGGAGCTGTGCCATCGCTGGTACGGCGCCGAAGATGCCACCGCATTGCCGCGCGGCATCGCCACCCGCGATGCGTTCGAGAATGCGATGACGCTGGACATCGCGATGGGCGGTTCCACCAATACCATCCTGCACCTGCTGGCGGCCGCGCAGGAGGCGGAGGTGGACTTCGACCTGCATGCCATCGATGCGTTGTCACGGCGCGTGCCGCAGCTGTGCAAGGTGGCGCCGAACACGCCGAAGTACCACATGGAAGACGTGCACCGCGCCGGTGGCGTGTTCGCGATCCTGGGCTCGCTGGCGCGCGGCGGGCTGCTGCATACGCAGGTGCCGACCGTGCACAGCCGCACCCTGGCCGACGCGATTGCGCGCTGGGACGTGGCGGTGACCGACGATGCCGGCGTGCATGAATTCTTCAAGGCCGGCCCTGCCGGAATTCCCACCCAGGTGGCGTTCAGCCAGGCGACGCGCTGGCCGTCGCTGGATGTGGACCGCGCCGAGGGCTGCATCCGGGATGTCGCCAATGCGTATTCGGCCGATGGCGGGTTGGCGGTGCTGCGCGGCAATCTGGCCGAGGATGGCTGCGTGGTGAAAACCGCTGGCGTGGATGAGTCCATCCATGTGTTCGAAGGCAACGCGCGCGTGTTTGAAAGCCAGGATGCGGCCGCGCAGGGAATCCTGGCTGATGAAGTGAAGGCAGGCGACGTGGTGGTGATCCGCTACGAAGGCCCGCGCGGGGGTCCCGGCATGCAGGAGATGCTGTACCCGACCAGTTATCTGAAGTCCAAGGGCCTGGGCAAGCAGTGCGCGCTGCTCACCGATGGGCGCTTCTCCGGCGGTACCTCCGGGTTGTCGATCGGGCATGCGTCGCCGGAGGCGGCGGCGGGTGGCGCCATCGGGTTGGTGCGCGATGGTGACCGGATCCGGATCGATATTCCGGCGCGGCGGATCGATGTGTTGCTGGATGAGAGCGTGCTGGCGGCACGGCGTGCGGAGCAGGATGCGCTGGGTTGGCAGCCGCGTGAGGCGCGGCCGCGCAAGGTGACCGGCGCATTGAAGGCGTATGCGTTGTTGGCGACCAGTGCGGACAAGGGTGCGGTTCGGGATTTGAGCAAGGTGTGACACCGCGTTGACACGCATGGCGTGTCACTACGCGGTCTGAGCCATCCCGCAACCGGCGCGCCACCGCGTAGCGACACGCCATGCGTGTCCCACGCACTGCATGCACCGTCCGGTTACCCGATCACCCGCTTGAACGGCGGCAACGCATCGATGATGCGCTTGCCATATCGCCGGCTGATCAACCGCGAATCCAGGATGATCACCCGCCCGGTGTCTGTGGAGGTACGGATCAAGCGTCCGGCGAACTGGGTCAGCGTGCGCAGCGCATGCGGAATCGCAATCAGGTTGAACGCGTTCAACCCACGGCTCTCGAACCACTCGCTCAGCGTGGAGGTCTGCGGGTCGGTGGGTACCGCGAACGGCACCTGGGTGATCACCACCGTGGTGCAGGCTTCGCCCGGCAGGTCCAGGCCTTCGCCGAACGAGTTCAACCCGAACAGCACCGAGCCCTCGCCCGCCGCCGTACGCCGCAGGTGTTCGTCGATCATCTTCTGCTTGGCCGTCTCACCCTGCACCAGCACCTGCTTGCGCTGCGCGGCCGGCATCAGTTCGGCCACCTTCTCCATCTTCCAGCGCGAGGTGAACAGCACGATGCTGCCCTTGCTCCAGTCCAGTTCCTTGACCAGGTACTTGGCCACTTCCTTCGGATGGCGGTCGCGGTCGTCCGGGGTCACCGGGAAGTTCGGCACGATCAGTTCGGCCTGGTTGGGCAGGTCGAACGGCGAGGCCAGCGAGACCATTTCGGCTTCCTGCGGAATGCCGTTGTCGATCGCCAGCGCCTGGAAATCGCCGCCGCCGGTCAGCGTGGCCGAGGTCATCACCACCGAATCCACTTCGTCCCACAGCAGCTTGCGCAGCACGTTGGCGGCCGATACCGGCGAGCCATGCAGGATCAGGTCGCCATCGCGCGACAGGGTGACCCAGCGCGCGGTCGGCGGCTGGCCGTCCTTGTCCTCGCGGCGCCAGGCCGTCCACAGGTTGTGCTGCTGCTCGATCATCTCCAGCGCCATGCCCAGGGTGCGCTGCAGGCGTTCGCGCGCGGCGTCTTCGGGCTTGCCCTTGGCCACCTGCGACTGCGCGGCATGGGCCCAGTTGAACAGCGCACGGGTGTCGTCGGCCAGCGCTTCGATGTCGGCCATCCAGATGTCCGGCAGGCGCCCGTTCGGCGCGCGCCACATCGGCTCCTGCGCGGTCGGGTCGGGCTGCCAGCTGCGGTCGATGACGTCGCGGAACG is from Stenotrophomonas bentonitica and encodes:
- a CDS encoding DUF1190 domain-containing protein, whose translation is MKRSRTTALLLMSAAPLLFTACSKQEGVQTQEGLYTSVEACAEATGDPSSCRTAFAEAQKQSADAAPKYASRAECEADYPAEQCKQQTTSTGHSFIGPMMMGFFMSQMLSNRGAGLAQAPAASPAYQDKANGWARPAPGGSGGLNTASGIGAGKAGLAPVNATPNRAVTASRGGFGNTSSSRSSYGG
- the ilvD gene encoding dihydroxy-acid dehydratase, with amino-acid sequence MPEYRSRTSTAGRNMAGARALWRATGMTDADFHKPIIAIANSFTQFVPGHVHLKDLGQLVAREIEQVGGVAKEFNTIAVDDGIAMGHDGMLYSLPSREIIADSVEYMVNAHCADALVCISNCDKITPGMLMAALRLNIPVVFVSGGPMEAGKTRLAEHKLDLVDAMVIAADASASDEKVAEYERSACPTCGSCSGMFTANSMNCLTEALGLSLPGNGSTLATHADREQLFRRAGRLVVELCHRWYGAEDATALPRGIATRDAFENAMTLDIAMGGSTNTILHLLAAAQEAEVDFDLHAIDALSRRVPQLCKVAPNTPKYHMEDVHRAGGVFAILGSLARGGLLHTQVPTVHSRTLADAIARWDVAVTDDAGVHEFFKAGPAGIPTQVAFSQATRWPSLDVDRAEGCIRDVANAYSADGGLAVLRGNLAEDGCVVKTAGVDESIHVFEGNARVFESQDAAAQGILADEVKAGDVVVIRYEGPRGGPGMQEMLYPTSYLKSKGLGKQCALLTDGRFSGGTSGLSIGHASPEAAAGGAIGLVRDGDRIRIDIPARRIDVLLDESVLAARRAEQDALGWQPREARPRKVTGALKAYALLATSADKGAVRDLSKV
- the dinG gene encoding ATP-dependent DNA helicase DinG; translation: MTEKVEAPRALNDELKTVIRDAYAKLQANTPGFSTRRSQSQMIGVVSRALSQSGGVGVVEAPTGVGKSLGYLTAGVPIALATKKKLVISTGTVALQSQLVERDIPNFLKATGLDATVALAKGRTRYLCTRNAAEAHGDGAQEGMFEDEQPLFDRPLAPIEMDLAQKLSKDFVEGRWNGDLDNAPDTISPSLRSRITTPASGCAGRKCAYSAQCAVLRARNTVRDAQIVVTNHALLLSALSIGESDNGQPLIAPPSDMLLVLDEGHHIGNVAIDQGAASLALDEMAKRTGRLQILIAAAYRAVDKDKLGNLLPNEAIDVAARVSKQLRAFRDVIDRSWQPDPTAQEPMWRAPNGRLPDIWMADIEALADDTRALFNWAHAAQSQVAKGKPEDAARERLQRTLGMALEMIEQQHNLWTAWRREDKDGQPPTARWVTLSRDGDLILHGSPVSAANVLRKLLWDEVDSVVMTSATLTGGGDFQALAIDNGIPQEAEMVSLASPFDLPNQAELIVPNFPVTPDDRDRHPKEVAKYLVKELDWSKGSIVLFTSRWKMEKVAELMPAAQRKQVLVQGETAKQKMIDEHLRRTAAGEGSVLFGLNSFGEGLDLPGEACTTVVITQVPFAVPTDPQTSTLSEWFESRGLNAFNLIAIPHALRTLTQFAGRLIRTSTDTGRVIILDSRLISRRYGKRIIDALPPFKRVIG